A genomic segment from Bacteroidota bacterium encodes:
- a CDS encoding TonB-dependent receptor encodes MKYKILGGILAVFSLINGATAQQDSNQLNTVVIQENRLQIKELPNSHVLLKMELALLQSHKSVADLLSNVNGVDIRQRGPAGIQSDVSIRGGSFDQTQILLNGLKMNDPQTGHHNMNLPLPEEAIKEIIVAKNSAARKYGLNAYSGYVNILTQVPKNNMVYAGVMGGEYGLFAAQLGAAWHIKNWAQHIAVKQSTSDGYTTNTDFKTKEIFYQSSIHTSKNQLDIFGGYAERAFGARGFYVAKSTEFETTKSTFIGIKDKFKINNWHILTQAYWRNNGDQYIYLRNNPSIYENQHYTNTMGLELHATHYNKLGQTGIGIDIRNESIRSYNFSSGKRNEQLGIRDRNIQGLFVEHAFSLLNKKLFITPGVYVNLLNNNQLDFFPGFDAQYKATTQITLFATLDNALRLPTYTDLYYKGPANIGNSALTPEKSINSEIGIQYKKQAISIAASYFNRYSNNTIDWAKMADSLKWQPLNVNHLQTDGMEFSFAYFTKGILNKLSVDYTYIDMKLLQSENYKSYYALTNLKHQLIIKAAIKLPKSIMLTLSGRHIERVSLVDYQLLDARLSWQYKGLFTYIDMSNILNKQYTEAGYVQMPGRWFSAGIQYKLVGK; translated from the coding sequence ATGAAATATAAAATATTGGGGGGAATATTGGCTGTTTTCAGTTTAATAAACGGAGCCACAGCACAGCAAGACAGTAACCAATTAAATACGGTAGTAATACAAGAAAACCGATTACAGATTAAAGAATTGCCCAACAGCCATGTGCTCTTAAAAATGGAGTTGGCACTATTACAATCACATAAAAGCGTAGCCGACCTGTTAAGTAACGTAAATGGAGTAGATATACGCCAAAGGGGTCCTGCGGGTATACAGTCCGATGTATCTATAAGAGGTGGTTCCTTTGACCAAACACAAATTTTATTGAATGGCTTAAAAATGAACGACCCACAAACGGGTCATCATAACATGAATTTGCCATTGCCCGAAGAAGCCATTAAAGAAATAATAGTAGCCAAAAACTCAGCCGCCCGTAAATATGGTTTAAATGCTTACAGTGGTTATGTAAACATACTAACACAAGTACCTAAAAACAATATGGTGTATGCAGGTGTTATGGGAGGAGAATATGGTTTGTTTGCTGCTCAGCTTGGGGCCGCTTGGCACATAAAAAACTGGGCGCAGCATATAGCGGTTAAACAATCAACCAGCGATGGGTATACCACCAATACCGATTTTAAAACCAAAGAAATATTTTACCAATCAAGCATTCATACATCCAAAAACCAATTGGATATTTTTGGTGGTTATGCCGAGCGTGCCTTTGGTGCAAGAGGTTTTTATGTAGCAAAATCAACCGAGTTTGAAACAACCAAAAGTACTTTTATAGGTATAAAAGATAAATTTAAAATAAACAATTGGCATATACTTACACAAGCCTATTGGCGCAATAATGGCGACCAATATATTTACCTGAGAAACAATCCCAGCATCTACGAAAACCAACATTATACCAATACCATGGGTTTAGAGTTACATGCTACGCATTATAATAAATTAGGGCAAACGGGTATTGGTATTGATATAAGAAACGAAAGTATTAGGAGTTATAATTTTTCGTCAGGTAAAAGAAATGAACAGTTGGGCATAAGAGATAGAAATATACAAGGACTTTTTGTAGAGCATGCGTTTAGCTTATTAAACAAAAAACTATTCATTACGCCAGGGGTGTATGTTAATTTATTAAACAATAACCAACTGGATTTTTTCCCCGGGTTTGATGCACAATACAAAGCCACCACGCAAATAACTTTATTTGCCACGCTCGATAATGCTTTGCGCTTACCTACGTATACCGATTTGTATTACAAAGGGCCTGCTAACATAGGTAACAGTGCACTGACGCCAGAAAAATCAATCAATTCAGAAATAGGAATACAATATAAAAAACAAGCCATTAGCATAGCTGCATCGTATTTTAATAGGTACTCCAACAATACCATTGATTGGGCTAAAATGGCCGATTCGCTAAAATGGCAACCTTTAAATGTAAACCACTTACAAACCGATGGTATGGAGTTTTCGTTTGCTTATTTTACCAAAGGCATTTTAAACAAATTGTCTGTTGACTATACTTATATAGATATGAAACTTTTGCAAAGCGAAAATTATAAAAGCTATTATGCACTCACCAACTTAAAACACCAACTGATTATAAAAGCAGCTATTAAATTACCCAAAAGTATCATGCTTACTTTATCGGGCAGGCACATAGAAAGAGTAAGTTTGGTTGATTACCAATTGTTAGACGCCAGATTGAGTTGGCAATACAAAGGCTTATTCACTTACATTGATATGAGCAATATATTGAACAAACAATATACAGAGGCAGGTTATGTACAAATGCCAGGAAGATGGTTCAGTGCTGGCATACAATATAAACTGGTGGGTAAATAA
- a CDS encoding SPFH domain-containing protein, giving the protein MGEFLTHYGWIIILVICLLLYKIILRFLFGMVIVPEDKIGLVTKKFVLFGTDKELPDGRIIATKGEAGFQAKTLAPGLYFWMWVWQYDVTMESFMIIPEGKIGLVLAKDGAEIPTGNILGKRAECDNFQDAEKFLNNGGQRGRQTVYITAGSYRINTMLFQVSITDMIRIQESMVGIVTTLDGMPIDAGQIAGKLVDGHNNFQDFDTFLKNGGNRGLQPQVILAGSYNLNPWAVQMEEIPMTEIPIGYVGVVISYIGQEGSDLTGSEFKHGNIVEKGFKGVWLEPLGPGKYPINKYIMKVELVPTTNLVLNWAAARSEAHNLDKNLSTITVRSKDGFPFNLDVAQIIHVPTTEAPKVIARFGNMVNLVSQVLEPTIGNYFRNSAQDSDVIAFLSTRKERQESAKGHIKKVLDEYNVNAVDTLIGDIVPPESLMKTLTDRKLAEEQKITYNTQKQAQETRQGMEKETAIADMQKDIVKAQQSVEIAERTANATVKKSEGDAASVRLAVSAEAEATKLRAQAESESIKLKASAQAEQIVLTGNAEAGKILAIGKSTAEAYELAVKALGGENFTRYKITEELSKGNIKLIPDVLIGGNNGGGNAMEGLLGLKLMEMMNPDKKENPVTIEKKDEA; this is encoded by the coding sequence ATGGGAGAATTTTTAACGCATTATGGCTGGATTATTATATTGGTCATCTGTTTATTACTGTACAAAATTATATTGAGGTTTTTATTCGGAATGGTAATAGTTCCCGAAGATAAAATAGGTTTAGTAACCAAAAAATTTGTACTGTTTGGTACTGATAAGGAATTACCTGATGGACGCATTATTGCTACCAAAGGCGAAGCAGGTTTCCAGGCAAAAACATTGGCTCCCGGTCTATACTTCTGGATGTGGGTTTGGCAGTATGATGTAACCATGGAAAGCTTTATGATAATACCGGAAGGAAAAATAGGTTTGGTATTGGCAAAAGATGGTGCAGAGATTCCAACAGGTAATATATTAGGTAAACGTGCAGAGTGCGATAATTTTCAGGATGCAGAAAAGTTTTTAAACAATGGCGGACAACGTGGTCGCCAAACGGTTTATATAACGGCCGGTTCGTACCGTATCAATACCATGTTGTTTCAGGTATCCATAACCGATATGATACGCATACAGGAAAGCATGGTGGGTATAGTAACCACTTTAGATGGTATGCCTATAGATGCAGGACAAATAGCAGGTAAGCTGGTGGACGGACATAATAATTTCCAGGACTTTGATACCTTCCTTAAAAATGGTGGTAACAGAGGTTTACAACCACAGGTTATTTTAGCAGGTTCGTATAACTTAAATCCTTGGGCAGTGCAAATGGAAGAAATTCCGATGACGGAAATACCTATTGGTTATGTGGGCGTTGTTATATCGTACATAGGGCAAGAGGGAAGCGATTTAACAGGCTCAGAGTTTAAACATGGTAATATAGTAGAAAAAGGATTTAAAGGCGTTTGGCTAGAGCCGCTTGGTCCGGGTAAATACCCTATTAACAAATATATTATGAAAGTAGAGTTGGTACCAACTACCAACCTTGTTTTAAACTGGGCTGCAGCCCGAAGCGAAGCCCATAATTTAGATAAAAACTTATCGACCATTACCGTACGCTCTAAAGACGGATTTCCGTTTAACTTAGATGTGGCGCAAATTATACATGTACCTACTACGGAAGCACCAAAAGTGATTGCCCGTTTTGGTAATATGGTTAATTTAGTATCGCAGGTATTAGAGCCAACTATTGGTAACTATTTTAGAAACTCGGCACAGGATAGCGATGTAATTGCTTTTTTAAGCACCCGTAAAGAGCGTCAGGAATCAGCCAAAGGACATATTAAAAAAGTATTGGATGAGTATAACGTAAATGCTGTTGATACTTTAATTGGCGATATAGTACCACCAGAATCGTTAATGAAAACATTAACCGACAGGAAGCTGGCAGAAGAGCAAAAGATAACTTACAATACACAAAAGCAGGCACAGGAAACTCGCCAAGGAATGGAGAAAGAAACTGCCATTGCCGATATGCAGAAAGATATAGTAAAAGCACAACAAAGTGTAGAGATAGCCGAACGTACAGCTAACGCAACGGTTAAAAAATCGGAGGGAGATGCTGCCAGTGTAAGGTTAGCCGTAAGTGCGGAAGCAGAGGCTACCAAGCTGCGTGCGCAAGCCGAATCAGAATCTATTAAGCTAAAAGCATCGGCACAGGCAGAGCAAATAGTTTTAACTGGTAATGCCGAAGCAGGTAAAATTTTAGCCATTGGTAAGTCAACAGCCGAAGCCTATGAGTTAGCCGTAAAAGCATTGGGTGGCGAAAACTTTACCCGTTATAAAATTACCGAAGAGTTATCGAAAGGCAATATCAAACTAATACCGGATGTATTAATTGGAGGTAACAACGGTGGCGGCAATGCCATGGAAGGTTTATTGGGATTAAAGCTCATGGAAATGATGAACCCTGATAAGAAAGAAAATCCTGTTACTATTGAAAAGAAAGACGAAGCGTAA
- a CDS encoding Nramp family divalent metal transporter: MDKHSDKSLSEIHESVNIPVQKNWWRTLLAFIGPAYLVSVGYMDPGNWATDIAGGSQFGYQLIWVLLMSNLMALLLQGLAARLGIVKGWDLAQASRQQYPKWTNVSLYVFAEIAIAACDLAEIIGMAIGLNLLFGLPLIYGVLITVLDTFLLLLLINKGVRKLEIFIVSLVSIIGLSFLTELFIVDPDYIEVSKGFIPTNLDGNALYIAIGIIGATVMPHNLYLHSALVQSRKIEKNDEGIRKAIKFNFIDSFIALNMAFFVNAAILILAATAFFKLGHHEVSSIQDAHILLKSLFGNLAPALFAIALICAGQSSTITGTLAGQIIMEGYLNLRISPLLRRLITRLIAIIPAVATILFFGNDKLGSLLVLSQVVLSLQLGFAVIPLIHFTSSKKLMGSFAINNWVKIAAWITAIIIVSLNIKLVIEEIIKLFDVLGGDYIIVKLLVLATCLFALGLLLYITFNPLFVKLNTQKRLVPHGNAVQLEYIEPVQYKKIAISVDFSKQDQATINHAITLGGKDMDYLLIHVVESAMAKRLGKDALDTETLSDQANLEAYQNNLKELGITADIQLGYGNRAKSIAQIVNENNMDVLVMGAHGHAGISDLIFGSTVDDVRHLVNIPVLVVKA; encoded by the coding sequence ATGGATAAGCACTCTGATAAATCATTAAGCGAAATACACGAAAGCGTAAATATACCTGTTCAGAAAAACTGGTGGCGTACGCTTTTGGCGTTTATAGGGCCTGCTTATTTGGTAAGTGTTGGTTATATGGACCCGGGTAATTGGGCTACTGATATAGCCGGAGGAAGCCAGTTTGGTTACCAACTCATTTGGGTATTGTTAATGAGTAATTTAATGGCTTTGCTCTTACAGGGTTTAGCCGCTCGGTTAGGCATAGTAAAAGGCTGGGATTTAGCCCAAGCCAGCAGACAACAGTACCCAAAATGGACCAATGTTTCTTTGTATGTATTTGCCGAAATAGCCATTGCCGCTTGCGATTTAGCGGAGATAATAGGGATGGCAATCGGTTTAAATTTACTGTTTGGTTTGCCTTTAATATATGGTGTTTTAATTACGGTGCTTGATACTTTTTTATTATTGCTTTTAATTAATAAAGGAGTACGCAAGCTTGAGATATTTATTGTTTCGCTGGTTAGTATTATTGGGCTTTCGTTTTTAACAGAGTTGTTTATTGTTGATCCTGACTATATAGAAGTAAGCAAAGGTTTTATACCTACCAACCTAGATGGCAATGCCTTGTACATAGCCATTGGTATTATTGGTGCTACCGTTATGCCCCATAATTTGTACCTGCATTCGGCATTGGTTCAATCGCGTAAAATTGAAAAAAACGATGAGGGTATTCGCAAAGCCATTAAGTTTAATTTTATTGATTCGTTCATTGCTTTAAACATGGCCTTTTTTGTAAATGCTGCTATATTAATTTTAGCCGCTACTGCCTTTTTTAAGCTGGGGCATCATGAGGTTTCAAGTATACAGGATGCACATATTTTACTGAAAAGTTTATTTGGCAATCTGGCTCCTGCCCTGTTTGCCATTGCTTTAATTTGTGCAGGGCAAAGCTCTACCATTACGGGCACACTGGCCGGACAAATTATTATGGAGGGTTATTTAAACTTACGTATCAGCCCTTTATTACGCAGGTTGATAACCCGTTTAATAGCTATTATACCCGCAGTAGCAACCATTTTATTTTTTGGTAACGATAAATTAGGCAGCCTGTTGGTACTTAGCCAGGTGGTGTTAAGCTTACAACTTGGTTTTGCAGTTATTCCGCTTATTCACTTTACCAGCAGTAAAAAACTAATGGGCTCTTTTGCTATTAATAATTGGGTAAAAATAGCTGCATGGATTACGGCCATTATTATTGTAAGCTTAAATATAAAACTGGTTATTGAAGAAATTATAAAACTATTTGATGTATTGGGTGGTGATTATATTATAGTAAAACTATTGGTATTGGCTACCTGCTTATTTGCATTGGGGCTTTTATTATACATTACTTTCAATCCGTTGTTTGTAAAACTCAATACACAAAAACGATTAGTCCCTCACGGCAATGCGGTGCAGTTGGAATACATTGAACCTGTTCAATACAAAAAAATTGCCATTTCAGTTGATTTCAGTAAACAGGACCAGGCTACCATAAACCACGCTATTACTTTGGGCGGAAAGGATATGGATTATTTATTGATACATGTGGTAGAATCGGCTATGGCTAAACGCTTGGGTAAAGATGCATTGGATACGGAAACCCTATCAGACCAAGCTAATTTGGAAGCTTACCAAAACAACTTAAAAGAATTGGGTATTACCGCTGATATACAGTTAGGCTACGGCAACAGGGCTAAAAGTATTGCACAAATTGTAAATGAAAACAATATGGATGTGTTGGTAATGGGTGCACACGGACATGCTGGTATAAGCGATTTAATTTTTGGCTCAACTGTTGACGATGTAAGGCATTTGGTAAATATTCCGGTATTGGTTGTTAAAGCATAA
- a CDS encoding DUF6728 family protein, translated as MIKKFLSYILFWKKTPETDNTSNFSLKVMHGINKISILMFLLAVIVLIVRYLFA; from the coding sequence ATGATTAAGAAATTTTTGAGCTACATACTGTTTTGGAAAAAAACGCCCGAAACAGACAATACGTCAAACTTTAGCCTGAAGGTTATGCATGGAATTAACAAAATTTCCATTTTAATGTTCTTATTGGCAGTTATAGTGCTTATAGTACGCTATTTGTTTGCTTAG
- a CDS encoding zinc metallopeptidase, producing the protein MLPYLILVLLPIAASYFIGWRFKAKAKQYAESFLQNGLTGAQIAERMLHDHGIYDVKVLSVEGQLTDHYNPANKTVNLSQVVYHSNSVLAAAVAAHECGHAVQHAKAYSWLMLRSKVVPVVSITSQFIPFVLMGGVLMINIFPQLLLLGIVIFALSTLFSIITLPVEFDASKRALAWLNTKGYVVGREANEAKTALNWAASTYVMNAIASIGTLMYYVLLFTGRRD; encoded by the coding sequence ATGTTACCTTATCTAATATTAGTATTACTACCCATTGCTGCCAGCTATTTTATAGGATGGCGCTTTAAAGCAAAAGCAAAACAATATGCCGAAAGTTTTTTACAAAACGGACTAACAGGCGCACAAATTGCTGAGCGTATGTTACACGACCATGGCATATATGATGTAAAAGTTCTTTCAGTAGAAGGACAGTTAACTGACCATTATAACCCGGCTAATAAAACAGTAAATTTAAGCCAGGTAGTATACCATAGTAACAGCGTTTTAGCTGCTGCGGTTGCTGCGCATGAGTGTGGTCACGCAGTGCAACATGCCAAAGCTTACAGTTGGTTAATGCTTAGAAGCAAAGTAGTACCCGTAGTAAGTATTACCAGTCAGTTTATACCCTTTGTATTAATGGGAGGTGTATTAATGATTAATATATTCCCGCAATTGTTACTGTTAGGCATAGTTATTTTTGCCTTAAGTACCTTGTTTAGCATTATAACTTTACCCGTAGAGTTTGATGCCAGCAAAAGAGCTTTAGCCTGGTTAAATACAAAAGGTTATGTAGTAGGCAGAGAAGCAAACGAAGCTAAAACAGCTTTAAACTGGGCAGCTTCTACTTATGTAATGAATGCTATTGCATCAATTGGTACCCTTATGTATTACGTACTTTTGTTTACAGGCAGAAGAGACTAA
- a CDS encoding outer membrane beta-barrel protein, translating into MKQKALLIIISCLLWLGTWAQVSNTGMVDQMDSAENGKLSISGYVDIYYGFDLNQPKTSDRDYAVSSPRHNEFNINLTYIDLKYRNDKVRARLIPGFGTYVNSNYANEKGSLKNIIEANVGIKLFKAKDIWVDVGVIGSPYTNESAVSKDHFMYTRSFAPEYVPYYLSGAKLTLPLSKKVNAYLYLLNGWQQISDVNNPLSIGTQIEYRPTNKILLNWDTYLGDEESKVTPHFGNRYFTDIYAIYNPDGQFSFTSCVYIGWQQVKDTVANKTNFNQWWQANFIGKYKINKNTFIAGRVEYFEDNHEVMIKPVTGINGFSTYSSGLCLTTKVSNNALFRIEGRNYYSNKEVYIDTDGNKANSSNLLITNITVWF; encoded by the coding sequence ATGAAACAAAAGGCTTTACTCATTATTATTAGTTGTCTGCTTTGGCTTGGTACTTGGGCACAAGTGAGCAATACGGGTATGGTAGATCAAATGGACAGTGCTGAAAATGGTAAACTAAGTATTTCTGGTTACGTTGATATTTATTATGGATTCGATTTAAATCAACCAAAAACATCTGACCGTGATTATGCTGTTTCTTCTCCCAGGCATAATGAGTTTAACATTAACCTTACCTATATTGATTTAAAATACCGTAACGATAAAGTAAGAGCCAGATTAATACCTGGTTTTGGTACCTATGTAAATAGCAACTATGCCAACGAAAAGGGCTCGTTAAAAAATATTATAGAAGCCAATGTAGGCATAAAGCTATTTAAGGCTAAAGATATTTGGGTAGATGTTGGGGTAATAGGTTCTCCTTATACCAATGAGTCTGCTGTTTCTAAAGATCATTTTATGTACACACGCTCTTTCGCACCCGAGTATGTGCCTTATTATCTATCGGGAGCAAAGCTAACCCTTCCGTTAAGTAAGAAAGTAAATGCCTATTTATATTTACTCAATGGTTGGCAACAAATTTCTGATGTAAACAATCCATTATCAATAGGTACACAAATAGAATATAGGCCAACCAATAAAATACTTTTGAATTGGGATACTTATTTAGGTGATGAAGAGTCGAAAGTAACCCCACATTTTGGGAATAGATACTTTACAGATATATATGCTATTTACAATCCTGACGGGCAATTTTCATTTACCAGTTGCGTATATATTGGTTGGCAGCAAGTAAAAGACACCGTGGCTAATAAAACAAATTTCAATCAGTGGTGGCAAGCCAATTTTATAGGAAAATATAAAATAAATAAAAACACCTTTATAGCAGGGAGAGTGGAGTATTTTGAAGATAACCATGAAGTAATGATAAAACCGGTAACAGGTATTAATGGCTTTAGTACATATAGCAGTGGTTTATGTTTAACAACTAAAGTGAGTAATAATGCTTTATTTAGAATAGAAGGCCGCAATTATTATAGCAACAAAGAAGTATATATAGATACTGACGGTAATAAAGCAAATAGTAGTAATTTATTAATTACCAATATTACAGTTTGGTTTTAA
- a CDS encoding cation:proton antiporter, whose amino-acid sequence MTIPIIITICILLILAYIFDVSSSKTKIPSVILLLLLGWVVKQIVVLFQLSIPDLTSILPILGTVGLILIVLEGSLELEFNKSKLPIVIQSSIIALLPMLLLSFGLAWAFHYVGHTGFKNGLANAIPFAIVSSAIAIPSAKNLIARNKEFVTYESSLSDIFGVILFNFITLNDNIGTKSIGIFLIELLIILVVTFIATLGLAYLLSKIKHHVKFAPIILIIILIYAISKVYHLPALIFILLFGLFLGNLDELKQFKFIQKLKPNILNQEVHKFKELTTEIAFLIRALFFLLFGYLIETAELLNSETILWALGITLGIFSIRYLFLKVFKLPISPLLFIAPRGLITILLFLTIPITQTIDIANKSLIIQVIVLTALVMMYGLIKHKNAETVAAT is encoded by the coding sequence ATGACTATTCCAATAATTATTACTATTTGTATACTCCTTATTTTAGCTTATATCTTTGATGTTAGTTCATCAAAAACAAAAATACCATCCGTTATTTTATTGCTGCTTTTAGGCTGGGTAGTAAAACAAATTGTAGTGTTATTTCAATTATCCATTCCCGACCTTACATCCATATTACCCATTTTAGGTACTGTTGGTTTAATTTTAATTGTATTAGAAGGTTCGTTAGAGCTGGAGTTTAATAAATCAAAACTTCCTATCGTTATACAATCATCAATTATTGCATTGTTACCTATGTTATTGTTAAGCTTTGGTTTAGCCTGGGCTTTTCATTATGTTGGCCATACCGGCTTTAAAAATGGTTTAGCCAATGCTATACCTTTTGCCATAGTGAGTAGTGCCATTGCCATACCCAGCGCTAAAAACTTAATAGCCCGCAACAAAGAATTTGTGACTTACGAAAGTAGTTTGTCAGATATTTTTGGTGTTATACTTTTTAACTTTATTACTTTAAACGACAATATAGGCACCAAATCTATTGGTATATTTTTGATAGAATTACTCATTATTTTAGTCGTTACATTTATTGCTACCTTGGGCTTGGCTTATTTGTTAAGCAAAATAAAACACCATGTAAAATTTGCCCCCATCATCTTAATCATTATTTTGATTTATGCCATTTCAAAAGTGTACCATTTACCGGCTTTAATTTTTATTTTATTGTTTGGCTTATTTCTGGGTAATTTAGACGAGTTGAAACAGTTTAAGTTTATCCAAAAACTAAAACCCAATATACTCAATCAGGAAGTACATAAGTTTAAAGAGTTAACTACCGAAATAGCCTTTTTAATTCGTGCCTTATTTTTTCTGCTTTTTGGTTACCTCATAGAAACAGCCGAACTGTTAAATTCAGAAACCATTTTATGGGCATTGGGGATTACCCTTGGTATTTTTAGCATACGTTATTTGTTTTTAAAAGTATTTAAATTACCAATAAGTCCCTTGTTGTTTATTGCACCCCGAGGACTCATTACCATACTTTTATTTTTAACCATACCCATTACGCAAACAATTGACATAGCCAATAAATCATTAATTATACAAGTAATAGTTTTAACGGCCTTGGTAATGATGTATGGTTTGATAAAACATAAAAATGCAGAAACCGTAGCAGCAACTTAA
- a CDS encoding helix-turn-helix domain-containing protein has protein sequence MKHVSILVPESSVMQAVADPQYLFSAVNQFLMASGKSPLFQVQLVGGTKEVKINNGMYSIHTDTQIHDDAPSDLVIIPALFGDMQSAINQNKDLLPWINKQYENGAEVASLCVGAFLLASTGLLNGKKCSTHWGFQNEFREMFPEVDVIDGSIITEENRLYSSGGANSYWNLLLHLVEKYTDRETAILASKYFAIDIDRDSQTTFAMFKGQKNHKDDDIKKIQTYIENNIHEKLSVDDLATIIAVGRRSFERRFKLATNNSVLEYIQRIKIEAAKRSFENSRKNINEVMFDVGYTDTKSFRTIFKKITGLTPIEYRNKYNKMAMKES, from the coding sequence ATGAAACATGTAAGCATATTAGTTCCTGAATCATCGGTTATGCAAGCCGTTGCCGATCCTCAATATTTGTTTTCGGCTGTCAACCAGTTTTTAATGGCATCGGGTAAAAGCCCTTTGTTCCAAGTACAATTGGTGGGCGGTACCAAGGAGGTAAAAATAAATAATGGCATGTACTCCATACATACTGATACGCAAATACATGATGATGCGCCAAGTGATTTGGTTATTATTCCTGCACTGTTTGGCGATATGCAATCAGCTATTAACCAAAACAAGGATTTATTACCGTGGATTAATAAACAATATGAAAATGGTGCGGAGGTAGCCTCGTTATGTGTAGGTGCTTTTTTACTGGCTTCTACGGGTTTGTTAAATGGCAAAAAATGTTCAACACACTGGGGTTTTCAAAATGAGTTCAGGGAAATGTTTCCTGAGGTTGATGTTATTGATGGTAGTATTATTACGGAAGAAAACCGTTTGTACTCAAGTGGTGGCGCTAACTCGTACTGGAATTTATTATTGCACCTGGTGGAGAAATATACGGATAGGGAAACGGCTATACTGGCCTCTAAATATTTTGCTATTGATATTGACAGGGATAGTCAGACCACTTTTGCCATGTTTAAGGGCCAAAAGAATCATAAAGATGATGATATCAAAAAAATACAAACTTATATAGAGAACAATATTCACGAAAAACTAAGCGTAGATGATTTGGCTACTATTATAGCTGTGGGCAGACGTAGTTTTGAAAGGCGTTTTAAACTGGCTACCAATAATTCGGTTTTAGAATACATACAACGTATAAAAATTGAAGCGGCTAAACGTAGCTTTGAAAACAGCCGAAAAAATATAAATGAGGTGATGTTTGATGTAGGTTATACTGACACGAAATCGTTTAGAACTATATTTAAAAAGATAACAGGGCTTACTCCTATTGAGTACCGGAATAAATACAATAAAATGGCTATGAAGGAATCGTAA